One genomic segment of Profundibacter amoris includes these proteins:
- a CDS encoding SAM-dependent methyltransferase, which translates to MNVLTTIKGQHDLPRYFAPVYRKLSQIHTGRLSVTLPDGRLFQVEGQHTGPSGQMEIHNGDVFARLLREGNLGFAEAYLDGWWSTPDLQSLLDVLAANQDVVAQNAPGSSVVRVIEQLRHRMRSNTKRQAVKNIHQHYDLGEAFFSKWLDETMSYSAARYITGKEDLKTAQLQKLALMCDSLELKEGDHLLDIGCGWGGFALFAARRGAQVTGLTISKDHYDYCTALMKREGVSERVKIVMRDYRDETGRYDGIGSIEMIEHVGEKFWPDYFSMINRCLKPGGKATVQAITIEDALFPLYRRNIDFVRKHIFPGGMLPCPQAIKDNIRNAGMDLVGEFDLTDSYSRTLREWGSAFNTRWDEIKALGFDEQFRRMWGWYLAVSAAGHAYGSTAVTQFTMQRPA; encoded by the coding sequence ATGAATGTCCTGACGACGATTAAAGGTCAGCACGACTTGCCGCGCTATTTCGCGCCGGTTTACCGCAAACTGTCACAAATCCATACCGGCCGTTTGTCGGTCACCCTACCGGATGGACGCCTGTTTCAGGTCGAAGGGCAACATACCGGCCCTTCGGGGCAAATGGAGATTCACAACGGGGATGTTTTCGCCCGCCTGTTGCGCGAAGGTAATCTGGGCTTTGCCGAGGCCTATCTGGATGGCTGGTGGAGCACCCCCGATCTGCAATCCCTGCTGGATGTTCTGGCGGCCAATCAGGATGTGGTGGCGCAAAACGCACCCGGATCATCCGTTGTTCGTGTGATCGAGCAATTGCGCCACCGGATGCGCAGCAACACCAAACGGCAGGCGGTGAAGAACATCCACCAGCATTACGATCTGGGCGAGGCATTTTTCAGCAAATGGCTGGATGAAACCATGTCCTATTCCGCCGCCCGTTATATCACCGGCAAGGAAGACCTGAAAACCGCTCAACTGCAGAAACTGGCATTGATGTGTGACTCGCTGGAGCTGAAAGAAGGCGATCATCTGCTGGACATCGGTTGCGGCTGGGGCGGATTTGCCCTGTTCGCCGCCCGCCGCGGGGCGCAGGTGACAGGGCTGACGATCAGCAAGGATCACTATGATTACTGCACCGCATTGATGAAACGCGAAGGGGTCTCGGAGAGGGTGAAAATTGTGATGCGGGACTATCGCGATGAAACCGGCCGCTATGACGGTATCGGCTCGATCGAGATGATAGAACATGTGGGTGAAAAATTCTGGCCCGACTATTTCAGCATGATCAACAGGTGTCTGAAACCGGGCGGCAAGGCCACGGTACAGGCAATCACTATCGAGGATGCGTTGTTCCCGTTATACCGGCGCAATATCGATTTCGTGCGCAAACATATCTTTCCCGGCGGGATGTTGCCCTGTCCACAGGCGATCAAGGATAACATCCGCAATGCCGGAATGGATCTGGTCGGGGAATTCGATCTGACCGACAGCTATTCAAGAACCCTGCGCGAATGGGGCAGTGCCTTCAACACCCGCTGGGATGAAATCAAGGCGCTGGGGTTTGACGAACAGTTCAGACGGATGTGGGGCTGGTATCTGGCGGTTAGTGCGGCGGGCCATGCCTATGGGTCAACCGCTGTCACCCAGTTCACCATGCAGCGCCCCGCCTAA
- a CDS encoding TolC family outer membrane protein, giving the protein MGYRVKPILAAAFAAITLATAPVAKAEGLKDALISAYKNSGLLEQNRALLRAADEDVAQAVSALRPVLSYYANATYADPVLPGRDYLSGNLGLQASLLLYDGGGSKFAIEGKKESVLAAREGLVNVEQSVLLRAVTAYMNVRRDTEFVSLRQNNVRVIREQLRAAKDRFEVGEVTRTDVSIAESRLALARANLAAAQGGLARSREEYRAAIGHYPKGLRPAPKAPATAKSIDAARSVAYVTHPLMRKIQHEVTAAEIGIEQANALMKPRVSLTGRVNHDSYGLDSSSIGIELGGPIYQGGKLSSLFRQAVARRDQTRAGLHLTRLDVAQGVGNSWASLQVARATLAATVRQIKAARVAFKGVKEEATLGARTTLDVLDAEQELLDAEANRISALTDQYIATYSLLSAMGLLTVDHLKLGIRTYDPTAYYNAVANAPADSSRGKRLDRVLRALGKE; this is encoded by the coding sequence GTGGGCTACAGAGTAAAACCGATCCTTGCGGCTGCTTTCGCCGCAATCACCCTTGCAACAGCGCCGGTCGCCAAGGCCGAGGGGCTGAAAGACGCGCTGATCTCGGCTTACAAAAATTCGGGGCTGCTGGAACAAAACCGCGCCCTGTTGCGGGCCGCCGACGAAGATGTGGCACAGGCTGTTTCCGCCCTGCGCCCGGTTCTAAGTTACTATGCAAATGCAACCTATGCCGATCCGGTATTGCCGGGACGGGATTACCTTTCGGGGAATCTGGGCTTGCAGGCTTCGTTGCTGTTGTATGATGGCGGGGGATCGAAATTCGCCATCGAAGGCAAGAAAGAGTCGGTACTGGCTGCCCGCGAAGGGCTGGTGAATGTCGAGCAATCCGTTCTGTTGCGCGCTGTAACCGCCTATATGAACGTGCGTCGCGATACCGAATTTGTATCCCTGCGCCAAAACAACGTGCGTGTGATCCGCGAACAGTTGCGTGCGGCCAAGGACCGGTTCGAGGTTGGCGAAGTAACCCGCACGGATGTTTCTATTGCCGAATCCCGCTTGGCACTGGCGCGCGCCAATCTGGCAGCAGCACAAGGCGGGCTGGCCCGTTCACGCGAAGAATACCGTGCTGCGATTGGCCATTACCCCAAAGGTTTGCGGCCTGCGCCAAAAGCACCGGCAACGGCAAAATCAATTGATGCAGCACGGTCGGTTGCCTATGTGACCCATCCATTGATGCGTAAAATTCAACACGAAGTCACTGCCGCCGAAATCGGGATCGAGCAGGCCAATGCGTTGATGAAGCCACGGGTCAGCCTGACCGGGCGGGTAAACCATGACAGTTACGGTCTGGATTCCTCCTCGATCGGGATCGAATTGGGTGGGCCGATCTATCAGGGTGGCAAGCTCAGCTCGCTTTTCCGTCAGGCAGTTGCACGCCGTGACCAGACCCGCGCCGGTTTACATCTGACACGTCTGGATGTCGCGCAAGGGGTCGGGAATTCATGGGCTTCGCTTCAGGTTGCCCGTGCAACACTTGCGGCCACGGTTCGCCAGATCAAGGCGGCCCGCGTCGCCTTCAAGGGTGTAAAAGAAGAAGCAACTCTTGGGGCCCGCACCACGCTTGATGTGCTGGACGCCGAACAGGAATTGCTGGATGCCGAAGCCAACCGCATTTCGGCGCTGACCGATCAGTATATCGCCACTTACTCGCTGTTGTCGGCGATGGGTCTGCTGACGGTTGATCACCTGAAACTGGGTATTCGCACCTATGATCCCACGGCCTATTACAACGCTGTTGCCAATGCACCGGCCGACAGTTCGCGCGGCAAACGTCTGGATCGTGTTTTGCGGGCATTGGGAAAAGAATAG
- a CDS encoding cobalamin biosynthesis protein CobQ, protein MNTPSHMLLGAAVFGRANHARITAAALLGGLAPDISLYVMAGWALFVQNIPPDVVFGQYYFSREWMQVFAYDNSFILWGALLGFGLWRRKPLVIAFAGAAILHLVTDFLLHHDDARPHFWPLSDWVFQSPVSYWDSRYYGRIIAPLELLMDFILCFILWQRHRGRWARYVVGGTTAVLFVPLVLWGVAMTDGNGHWH, encoded by the coding sequence TTGAACACGCCATCGCATATGTTGCTGGGCGCTGCCGTCTTTGGCCGTGCAAACCACGCAAGAATTACCGCCGCCGCCCTGCTGGGCGGGTTGGCACCGGATATATCGCTCTATGTGATGGCGGGCTGGGCGCTGTTTGTGCAGAATATTCCACCGGATGTGGTGTTCGGGCAGTACTACTTTTCCCGCGAATGGATGCAGGTCTTTGCCTATGACAACAGTTTCATTCTGTGGGGCGCGTTGCTGGGGTTCGGCCTGTGGCGCAGGAAACCTTTGGTGATCGCCTTTGCCGGTGCGGCGATCCTGCATCTGGTCACGGATTTCCTGTTGCACCACGATGACGCCCGCCCGCATTTCTGGCCGCTGAGTGATTGGGTCTTCCAAAGTCCGGTCAGTTATTGGGACAGCCGCTATTACGGCAGGATCATTGCGCCGCTGGAACTGCTGATGGATTTCATCCTGTGCTTTATCCTGTGGCAGCGCCATCGCGGGCGTTGGGCAAGATATGTGGTTGGCGGCACCACAGCGGTGTTATTCGTGCCGCTTGTCCTGTGGGGCGTTGCAATGACGGATGGCAACGGGCACTGGCATTAG
- a CDS encoding protein-L-isoaspartate O-methyltransferase family protein: MSDYSTRRTMMVDTQVRPSDVTKFPIIEAMLDVPREAYVPENKREEAYVSENVALGSARVMLEPRTFAKLLDGLDISPDETVLDIGCGLGYSTAIIARLAEAVVAVEDDAEMAAEAQQLLSSNDVDNAAVIESKLSEGAAKHGPYDVIMIEGGVEIVPAAILAQLKDGGRIGCIFMEDALGVARIGYKIDGEVTWRFAFNASAPVLPGFEAPKGFVL, encoded by the coding sequence ATGAGCGATTATTCCACACGCCGCACAATGATGGTTGATACACAGGTCCGTCCTTCGGATGTGACCAAATTCCCGATAATCGAGGCGATGCTGGACGTGCCGCGCGAAGCCTATGTCCCGGAAAACAAACGCGAAGAGGCCTATGTCAGCGAAAATGTCGCGCTGGGGTCTGCCCGCGTGATGCTGGAACCGCGCACATTTGCCAAGCTGCTGGACGGGCTGGATATCAGTCCCGACGAGACGGTTCTGGATATTGGCTGCGGTTTAGGCTATTCTACTGCCATTATAGCGCGGTTGGCCGAAGCTGTCGTGGCAGTAGAAGACGACGCCGAGATGGCGGCCGAAGCGCAGCAACTATTGTCCTCGAATGATGTGGACAATGCTGCAGTTATTGAAAGCAAGCTGTCAGAAGGGGCTGCCAAGCATGGCCCATACGACGTGATTATGATCGAAGGCGGGGTTGAAATTGTTCCTGCCGCAATTCTGGCACAGCTAAAAGACGGCGGTCGTATCGGCTGTATATTTATGGAAGATGCGCTGGGTGTTGCGCGGATCGGTTACAAGATCGACGGTGAAGTCACCTGGCGTTTCGCATTTAACGCAAGTGCTCCGGTATTGCCGGGGTTCGAGGCCCCCAAGGGGTTTGTTTTGTAG
- the dctP gene encoding TRAP transporter substrate-binding protein DctP yields the protein MKHTHVFKAAIAAFSIAASIGSVSAQEIELRASHQWNTKDVRHEMVQIIADELAKADVGVSLTIFPSKSLYKPKEQWGPLTTGELDISAFPLAYAAKRHPEFDATLMPGLVKNHEHAARLNDSEFMGDIKAIIEDSGVMVISDAWLAGGFASRNKCVQSPEDVKGQVFRAAGKAFNRMLQGAGASIQSMPSSEIYTALQQGVLDGANTSSGSFVSYRIYEQVKCLTAPGEHALWFMYEPILMSKASFDRLNDEQKTAVMAAGRAAEDWFAGKAAELDQTMVDTFSKAGVEVVTMSAEQAAAWKDIANETSYAAFAEKVDGGKELIAKALAVE from the coding sequence GTGAAACATACACATGTTTTCAAAGCCGCCATTGCCGCTTTTTCTATCGCTGCCAGCATCGGATCTGTTAGTGCCCAGGAAATCGAACTGCGCGCATCGCATCAATGGAACACAAAGGACGTGCGCCATGAAATGGTGCAGATCATTGCGGATGAACTGGCCAAGGCGGATGTGGGCGTCAGCCTGACAATCTTTCCGTCCAAATCCTTGTATAAACCCAAGGAACAATGGGGTCCGCTGACCACAGGCGAATTGGACATTTCGGCCTTTCCGCTGGCCTATGCCGCCAAACGCCACCCCGAATTCGACGCGACCCTGATGCCGGGACTGGTTAAAAACCACGAACACGCGGCCCGTCTGAATGATTCAGAATTCATGGGCGACATCAAGGCAATTATCGAGGACTCCGGCGTGATGGTGATTTCCGACGCATGGCTGGCCGGTGGCTTTGCCTCGCGGAACAAATGCGTTCAAAGCCCCGAGGATGTGAAAGGGCAAGTGTTCCGCGCTGCCGGCAAGGCGTTCAACCGGATGCTGCAAGGGGCCGGCGCCTCGATCCAGTCGATGCCGTCATCGGAAATCTATACGGCCCTGCAACAGGGTGTTCTGGACGGGGCGAATACGTCTTCCGGCTCGTTTGTGTCTTACCGGATTTACGAGCAGGTGAAATGCCTGACTGCGCCGGGCGAACATGCGCTGTGGTTCATGTATGAACCGATCCTGATGTCCAAAGCATCGTTTGACCGGTTGAATGACGAACAAAAGACCGCCGTCATGGCCGCCGGTCGGGCCGCCGAAGACTGGTTCGCAGGCAAAGCCGCCGAACTGGACCAAACCATGGTCGATACCTTCAGCAAAGCCGGTGTCGAGGTGGTCACCATGAGCGCCGAACAAGCCGCCGCGTGGAAGGACATTGCCAACGAAACCTCTTATGCGGCCTTTGCCGAAAAGGTGGATGGCGGCAAGGAACTGATCGCCAAGGCGCTTGCTGTCGAGTGA
- a CDS encoding cobyric acid synthase — translation MAKSLMIQGAGSNVGKSMLVAGLARAYVRRGLSVRPFKPQNMSNNAAVTVDGGEIGRAQALQARAAGVDPVTDMNPVLLKPESDIGAQVVVQGQRIATLKARDYSAMKATLMPEVLESFRRLADGVDLVLVEGAGSPAEINLRHGDIANMGFAEAAHVPVVLVGDIDRGGVIAQLVGTHAVLPDTDRDRIKGFIVNKFRGDVSLFAEGAREIAQRTGWTDIGTLPWFAEAWRLPAEDVMDIASRKGGAFKIAVPRLSRIANFDDLDPLAAEPDVTVEIIDAGRPLPGDADLVLIPGTKSTIADLAYFRAQGWDIDLAAHLRRGGHVLGLCGGYQMLGRKIIDKDGIEGHAGEFEGLGLLDVVTEMSPQKRLEQATATYLPTGDMVRGYEIHIGATTGPDCARAWLDIDGRMDGAASPDRRVLGSYMHGLFTADGFRAAYLTGLGGTAGNAGYDDTVEQTLDALADHLERHLDLDALLKLAE, via the coding sequence ATGGCAAAATCACTTATGATACAGGGCGCAGGCTCGAATGTTGGCAAGTCGATGCTGGTTGCCGGTTTGGCGCGGGCCTATGTGCGGCGCGGGCTGTCAGTGCGCCCGTTCAAACCGCAGAACATGTCGAACAATGCCGCCGTGACAGTGGATGGCGGCGAAATCGGCCGTGCGCAGGCGTTGCAGGCGCGGGCGGCGGGGGTGGATCCGGTGACGGATATGAACCCCGTGTTGCTGAAACCCGAAAGCGATATCGGCGCACAGGTGGTGGTTCAGGGGCAGCGGATTGCCACGCTGAAGGCCCGCGACTATTCCGCGATGAAGGCCACTTTGATGCCCGAGGTGCTGGAAAGTTTCCGACGGCTGGCGGATGGCGTCGATCTGGTTCTGGTCGAGGGCGCGGGCAGTCCTGCGGAAATCAATCTGCGGCACGGCGACATTGCCAACATGGGCTTTGCCGAGGCCGCGCATGTGCCGGTGGTTCTGGTCGGCGACATTGATCGCGGCGGGGTGATCGCGCAACTGGTGGGCACGCACGCGGTGTTGCCCGATACGGACCGCGACCGGATCAAAGGGTTCATCGTCAACAAATTCCGCGGCGATGTCAGCCTGTTTGCCGAAGGCGCGCGCGAGATCGCCCAGCGCACCGGCTGGACCGATATCGGCACCCTGCCGTGGTTTGCCGAGGCGTGGCGCCTGCCTGCCGAGGATGTGATGGACATTGCCTCGCGCAAGGGCGGGGCCTTCAAAATCGCCGTGCCGCGCCTGTCGCGGATTGCCAATTTTGATGATCTGGACCCGTTGGCCGCGGAACCCGATGTAACGGTCGAAATCATTGACGCCGGCCGCCCCCTGCCCGGGGATGCCGATCTGGTGCTGATCCCGGGCACCAAATCCACCATTGCCGATCTGGCCTATTTCCGCGCGCAGGGTTGGGACATAGACCTTGCCGCGCATCTGCGGCGCGGCGGGCATGTGCTGGGCCTGTGTGGCGGCTATCAGATGCTGGGGCGCAAGATTATTGATAAAGACGGGATCGAAGGACATGCGGGCGAATTCGAGGGGCTGGGCCTGCTGGATGTGGTGACGGAAATGTCGCCGCAAAAACGGCTGGAACAGGCGACGGCCACCTATTTGCCGACCGGCGATATGGTGCGGGGCTATGAAATCCATATTGGGGCCACCACGGGACCGGATTGCGCGCGGGCCTGGCTGGATATTGACGGGCGGATGGATGGGGCAGCGTCACCGGACAGGCGGGTGTTGGGCAGCTATATGCACGGGCTGTTCACCGCGGACGGGTTTCGCGCTGCTTATCTGACAGGGCTGGGCGGAACGGCAGGAAATGCCGGATATGACGATACGGTCGAGCAGACGCTAGATGCGCTGGCGGATCATCTGGAACGGCATCTGGATCTGGATGCGCTGCTGAAACTGGCCGAGTAG